Proteins encoded together in one Mycobacterium noviomagense window:
- a CDS encoding MogA/MoaB family molybdenum cofactor biosynthesis protein, protein MRVAGSPSDPRYTVATMEQRADIVGRALVVVVDDRTAHGDEDHSGPLVTELLNEAGFVVDGVVAVAADEVEIRNALNTAVIGGVDLVVSVGGTGVTPRDVTPEATRDILDREILGIAEAIRASALSAGIVDAGLSRGLAGISGSTLVVNLAGSRYAVRDGMATLNPLAAQIIGELSSLEI, encoded by the coding sequence ATGAGAGTCGCCGGTTCGCCGTCAGACCCCAGATATACGGTGGCAACTATGGAACAGCGTGCGGACATCGTCGGCAGGGCACTGGTCGTGGTGGTCGACGACCGCACCGCGCACGGCGACGAGGACCACAGCGGACCGCTCGTCACCGAATTGCTCAACGAGGCAGGGTTCGTCGTCGACGGAGTAGTGGCCGTCGCAGCCGATGAGGTGGAGATCCGCAACGCGTTGAACACCGCGGTGATCGGCGGTGTTGACCTGGTGGTGTCGGTCGGAGGCACCGGTGTCACACCTCGCGACGTCACCCCGGAAGCCACCCGCGACATTCTCGACCGGGAGATCCTCGGCATCGCCGAAGCTATCCGCGCATCGGCGTTGTCGGCCGGCATCGTCGACGCCGGGTTGTCCCGCGGTCTGGCCGGGATATCGGGCAGCACGCTGGTGGTCAACCTTGCCGGTTCGCGCTATGCGGTGCGCGACGGAATGGCCACGCTCAACCCGCTGGCGGCGCAGATCATCGGCGAACTCTCGAGCTTGGAGATCTAG